A genome region from Dolichospermum compactum NIES-806 includes the following:
- a CDS encoding helix-turn-helix domain-containing protein yields the protein MTLTFDSEVYSKLLSQSQPRVIKTEEENDRLLAVVEDLLSRSRLTAEENALLELLVRLIEDFESQHYQLNISTPRSRILHLLEARDLEIGDLVSVLGSSELVSQVINGEVGVTREQAEILGEFFHVDGSLFVG from the coding sequence ATGACCCTTACTTTTGATTCAGAAGTTTACAGTAAATTACTTTCTCAGTCTCAACCGCGAGTTATTAAAACTGAGGAAGAAAATGATCGACTTTTAGCAGTTGTGGAAGATTTGCTTTCCCGTTCTCGTCTGACAGCAGAAGAAAATGCTTTGTTGGAATTATTGGTAAGGCTAATTGAAGATTTTGAAAGTCAGCATTATCAGCTAAATATTTCTACCCCTCGTTCGAGAATTTTGCATTTATTGGAAGCACGGGATTTAGAAATAGGTGATTTAGTATCTGTTTTAGGTTCGAGTGAATTGGTTTCTCAGGTGATTAATGGTGAGGTGGGAGTGACGAGAGAACAAGCTGAGATATTGGGGGAGTTTTTTCATGTTGATGGAAGTTTATTTGTTGGCTGA
- a CDS encoding type II toxin-antitoxin system HigB family toxin, giving the protein MHVISRKKLREYCQEHADCCEALDDWYFTVSKANWGNLVEVQSVYPKAESVGNLTVFNIKGNKYRLIASINYENQVIYIKYVLTHAEYDKDYWKNDPYF; this is encoded by the coding sequence ATGCACGTTATCAGCCGAAAAAAGCTCAGAGAATATTGTCAAGAACACGCAGACTGTTGTGAAGCTCTTGATGACTGGTATTTTACTGTTAGTAAAGCTAATTGGGGTAATTTAGTGGAGGTACAGTCTGTTTATCCCAAGGCTGAGTCTGTTGGTAATTTGACAGTTTTCAATATTAAAGGCAATAAATACCGTTTAATTGCTAGTATTAATTATGAGAACCAGGTCATCTATATTAAATATGTCTTAACTCATGCAGAATATGACAAAGACTACTGGAAAAATGACCCTTACTTTTGA
- a CDS encoding creatininase family protein, giving the protein MLLHLSTWPEVETYLQQSQGIILPIGSTEQHGPTGLIGTDAICAESISKGVGEVTQAMVAPTINVGMALHHTAFPGTISLRPSTLILVVKDYLTCLVKAGFTKFYFINGHGGNIATLKAAFSETYAHLEDLQIPNSAKVQCQIANWFMGGSVYKLAKELYGNQEGSHATPSEVAVTQYVYPEAIKKAFLSPEVAGGHKIYSAVDFRLRYPDGRMGSNPDLATPEHGKQFYDLSVEELSKGYLEFMKEE; this is encoded by the coding sequence ATGCTCTTACATTTAAGCACTTGGCCGGAAGTTGAAACTTATTTACAACAATCTCAAGGAATTATTTTACCCATTGGTTCAACAGAACAACATGGACCAACAGGATTAATTGGGACTGATGCAATTTGTGCAGAATCCATATCTAAAGGTGTTGGTGAAGTAACTCAAGCAATGGTAGCGCCAACAATTAATGTCGGCATGGCATTACATCATACAGCTTTCCCCGGAACAATTAGTTTACGTCCTAGCACTTTAATTTTAGTAGTAAAAGATTATTTAACCTGTTTAGTAAAAGCTGGTTTTACCAAATTCTATTTTATTAATGGACATGGTGGAAATATCGCTACCCTCAAAGCAGCTTTTTCCGAAACTTACGCTCATTTAGAAGATTTGCAAATTCCCAATTCCGCAAAAGTGCAATGTCAAATTGCTAATTGGTTTATGGGTGGTTCAGTGTACAAACTTGCCAAAGAATTATATGGTAATCAAGAAGGTTCTCACGCTACCCCCAGCGAAGTAGCTGTTACCCAATATGTTTATCCAGAAGCAATTAAAAAAGCTTTTCTTTCTCCAGAAGTTGCTGGTGGACATAAAATTTATAGTGCTGTTGATTTTCGGTTACGTTATCCAGATGGTCGTATGGGTTCAAATCCAGATTTAGCAACCCCAGAACATGGTAAACAGTTTTATGATTTGTCTGTCGAAGAATTGAGTAAAGGGTATTTGGAATTTATGAAGGAGGAATAA
- a CDS encoding DUF2839 domain-containing protein translates to MGEAKRRKNSIGEDYGQDTTKILPWVPITKTQASQFVAITTRGAWIGIGSMVVAWIVIRFIGPAFGWWEIVG, encoded by the coding sequence ATGGGTGAAGCAAAACGCCGTAAAAACTCAATCGGAGAAGACTACGGGCAAGACACTACAAAAATCTTACCTTGGGTTCCCATCACAAAAACCCAAGCCTCACAGTTTGTAGCTATCACCACTCGTGGTGCATGGATTGGTATTGGATCTATGGTAGTTGCCTGGATAGTCATCCGCTTTATCGGTCCCGCTTTCGGTTGGTGGGAAATTGTTGGATAA
- a CDS encoding helicase C-terminal domain-containing protein yields the protein MIEAEVHLSLHNFLRSQAGFPSWPHHLTMARLVARALRLGRSALIQVGAVCGHQGRYRTSFIASALMWHGSVIIVASETVQQRLLKVEIPRLQQWLPANKPIRTGDFWPSPDFQGLLLTSPEAWLKGQFADNNPFPANIPTIIDGVDDLEDWVRSELTQSIETHDWDQLMLAYPNEADLIREVRVELTYKLFQHPENPYHCYLISQPEIDILQDLYLALDKNHLPDTWRKFWQQFPNVEDSSSPTLFWATISRRQGLFSLNYAPLELGKILAPIWQRQPVVLIGSALEPETEAPLFRQRLGLEDVTCLKFAADSQGEAIQLYVPYKLPLPNTPEFQPALIHQVRTLVCLSATAPGMTVILIGDVPLKARVGAILASEFGSRVQVEKTCLDENGILITGWEFWRENQSVLPSPRLLIIATLPLPSLENPLVAGRVAHYKRSHQDWFRLYLLPTAMNELQRAIAPVRENQGIVALLDSRVVNRSYGVQILSSLSPLARLNYLDPSLFSTNNEDDSS from the coding sequence GTGATTGAGGCTGAAGTTCATTTATCATTACATAACTTCTTGCGATCGCAAGCAGGTTTCCCTTCCTGGCCTCATCATTTGACAATGGCTAGGTTGGTGGCACGTGCCTTGCGATTAGGACGTAGTGCTTTAATCCAGGTAGGGGCAGTTTGTGGACATCAAGGACGATATCGCACCAGTTTTATCGCTTCTGCTTTAATGTGGCACGGTTCTGTAATTATTGTGGCTTCGGAAACTGTCCAGCAACGGTTGTTAAAGGTAGAAATTCCCCGACTCCAGCAGTGGCTACCAGCAAATAAACCCATTAGAACCGGTGACTTTTGGCCAAGTCCTGATTTTCAGGGTTTGCTGTTGACTTCTCCTGAAGCTTGGTTAAAGGGACAATTTGCTGATAATAATCCATTTCCGGCGAATATTCCCACAATTATTGATGGCGTTGATGATTTAGAGGACTGGGTGCGTTCTGAGCTAACTCAAAGCATCGAAACTCATGATTGGGATCAATTAATGCTGGCTTACCCTAATGAAGCGGATTTAATTCGGGAAGTTAGGGTAGAATTAACATATAAATTATTTCAACATCCCGAAAATCCCTATCACTGTTATCTGATTTCCCAGCCAGAAATTGATATTTTACAAGATTTATATTTAGCGTTAGATAAAAATCATCTTCCAGATACTTGGCGAAAATTTTGGCAACAATTCCCCAATGTGGAAGATTCTTCTTCCCCCACCTTATTTTGGGCGACAATTTCCCGTCGTCAAGGATTATTTTCTCTAAATTATGCTCCCCTGGAATTGGGTAAAATCCTCGCCCCAATTTGGCAACGTCAACCTGTAGTATTAATTGGTAGCGCTTTAGAACCGGAAACGGAAGCACCTCTTTTCCGTCAACGCTTGGGTTTAGAAGATGTTACTTGCTTGAAATTTGCTGCCGATAGTCAAGGGGAAGCAATTCAACTGTATGTCCCTTATAAGTTACCTTTACCAAATACACCGGAATTTCAACCAGCATTAATTCATCAAGTTCGCACCTTGGTATGTTTGAGTGCAACCGCACCAGGAATGACAGTAATATTAATTGGAGATGTACCCCTAAAAGCCAGAGTGGGAGCGATTTTGGCTTCGGAATTTGGTTCACGGGTACAGGTGGAAAAAACTTGTTTAGATGAAAACGGAATTTTGATTACTGGTTGGGAATTTTGGCGAGAAAATCAAAGTGTTTTACCATCACCGAGATTGTTAATTATTGCAACTTTACCTTTACCATCTTTGGAAAATCCTTTGGTAGCTGGTAGAGTAGCTCATTATAAGCGATCGCACCAGGACTGGTTTCGCCTATACTTACTGCCCACAGCCATGAATGAATTACAAAGAGCGATCGCACCAGTCCGCGAAAATCAAGGTATAGTAGCATTACTCGACAGTCGTGTCGTTAACCGCAGCTACGGCGTACAAATCCTTTCCTCCCTTAGTCCCCTAGCCCGTTTGAACTATCTCGATCCTAGTCTGTTTTCTACCAATAATGAAGATGATTCTAGTTAA
- a CDS encoding M48 family metallopeptidase, with the protein MPTYPGISSEAFRHPLDSQAEQALRSLPGFDLIARKFVEFVYERPQLVYLMGNSIQVGPRQYSTIYQIFRECVRDLDISGEPGLFIAQNAQVNSYALGQEHPYIVVNTGLLDLLNEAELRTVLAHELGHIKCGHTILIQMAVWAMNAAEAIGELTFGLGNFVSQALIYAFFEWRRKAELSADRAALLVMDDLNPVMSSMMKLSGGSHKYAHECSLQEFIQQSEKYQALDDDGLNQVYKFLLYNGAQGMMLSHPFPVERLHYLRSWAVSEEYQQIKKGNYQRSADGSVNVTPETPDQEAEKLRKEIEKLQTEINKMRKSD; encoded by the coding sequence ATGCCAACTTATCCAGGAATTTCCAGCGAAGCCTTCAGACATCCATTAGATAGTCAAGCAGAACAAGCTTTACGCAGTTTACCCGGCTTTGATTTAATCGCCCGTAAATTTGTAGAATTTGTTTATGAACGACCCCAACTTGTTTATTTAATGGGTAACTCCATTCAAGTCGGACCCCGCCAATATTCTACTATTTACCAGATATTCCGGGAATGTGTCCGAGATTTGGACATTAGCGGTGAACCGGGCTTGTTTATTGCTCAAAACGCCCAAGTTAATAGTTATGCTTTAGGACAAGAACATCCTTATATCGTCGTCAACACTGGGTTACTAGATTTACTCAATGAAGCCGAACTACGGACCGTCTTAGCACATGAACTGGGACATATTAAATGTGGTCATACTATTTTAATTCAAATGGCGGTATGGGCGATGAATGCCGCTGAAGCCATTGGTGAATTAACCTTCGGTTTAGGTAATTTTGTCAGTCAAGCCTTGATTTATGCTTTTTTTGAATGGCGACGCAAAGCTGAACTATCCGCAGATAGAGCGGCTTTATTAGTCATGGATGATTTGAACCCAGTCATGTCATCTATGATGAAACTCTCTGGAGGTAGTCATAAATATGCCCATGAATGTAGTTTACAAGAATTTATTCAGCAGTCAGAAAAATATCAAGCACTAGATGATGACGGGCTGAATCAAGTATATAAATTTCTGTTATACAATGGCGCACAAGGCATGATGTTGAGTCATCCTTTCCCCGTAGAACGATTGCATTATTTACGCAGTTGGGCAGTATCAGAAGAATATCAACAAATCAAAAAAGGTAATTATCAACGTTCTGCTGACGGTTCAGTAAATGTTACACCAGAAACACCAGATCAGGAAGCAGAAAAACTTAGAAAAGAAATTGAAAAATTACAAACAGAAATTAACAAAATGAGAAAATCTGATTAG
- a CDS encoding VOC family protein, with product MNSTNHPTISSIYEVCIGVPDAISAIQYWQQFGYRIGEIGELTATIAYQLYRVNSPLQTIRLYHQNADHGLIRLMIWQNPTSAGLGISSMKRKGNRWGTTLTTDILGILNHAEAAKSIGENILYTQTHWEVIYNKDQKIRPFVEPLVGVREMLLLQPFSRQVLFQRFGYDVPNYGQINDHAPLKTSQFTHVGIVVQDDSKEILKFYEEVLGLLRVRDDVKTSYESSLAGREFFHLNPGEKFIVTAFDDPGSSQTDFMAARSGRLYIISFPENITLKSCFTDAQPGCLGMCLYTYRVQEIEIYWQRVRESSAQQITEIMINEFAEKSFSFVAPDGYFWNIVESK from the coding sequence ATGAATTCAACCAATCATCCAACAATTAGCAGTATCTATGAAGTCTGTATTGGTGTCCCAGATGCTATTTCCGCAATTCAATATTGGCAACAATTTGGTTATCGGATTGGAGAAATAGGAGAATTAACCGCAACTATAGCTTATCAACTATATCGGGTAAATTCACCTTTACAGACTATTCGACTTTATCATCAAAATGCAGATCATGGATTAATTCGGTTAATGATTTGGCAAAATCCTACATCTGCGGGTTTAGGTATCAGTTCTATGAAAAGAAAAGGTAATCGTTGGGGGACTACCTTAACTACTGATATACTGGGCATTTTAAATCATGCGGAAGCAGCAAAATCAATTGGTGAAAATATTCTTTACACTCAAACTCACTGGGAAGTAATTTATAACAAAGATCAAAAAATTCGTCCTTTTGTAGAACCGTTGGTGGGGGTACGAGAAATGCTATTACTTCAACCATTTAGTCGGCAAGTTTTATTTCAACGTTTTGGTTATGATGTTCCTAATTATGGACAGATTAATGATCATGCACCTTTAAAAACTAGTCAGTTTACTCATGTAGGTATAGTTGTCCAAGATGATAGTAAGGAAATTCTCAAATTCTATGAAGAAGTTTTAGGTTTATTGCGTGTGCGTGATGATGTAAAGACAAGTTATGAATCATCTTTAGCAGGAAGAGAATTTTTTCACCTGAACCCAGGGGAAAAATTTATAGTTACGGCTTTTGATGATCCTGGTTCTTCTCAAACTGATTTTATGGCAGCGCGAAGTGGTAGACTTTATATTATTAGCTTTCCAGAAAATATAACTTTAAAATCATGTTTTACAGATGCCCAACCGGGATGTTTAGGAATGTGCCTTTATACTTACAGAGTTCAGGAAATAGAGATTTATTGGCAACGAGTGCGAGAAAGTTCAGCCCAGCAAATTACGGAAATTATGATTAATGAGTTTGCAGAAAAGAGTTTTTCTTTTGTTGCTCCTGATGGTTATTTTTGGAATATAGTGGAGAGTAAATAA
- the xseB gene encoding exodeoxyribonuclease VII small subunit has protein sequence MVKRNNSVKSMSANGGSYEAKIAEIETIITRIESGELELADVFTEFATAVEYLKECDSFLQQRQQQVDLLIETLQDEN, from the coding sequence ATGGTAAAACGCAATAATTCGGTTAAATCCATGTCCGCAAATGGAGGAAGTTATGAAGCTAAGATAGCAGAAATTGAAACTATTATCACTCGCATTGAGAGTGGTGAATTAGAATTAGCAGATGTATTTACAGAATTTGCAACTGCGGTTGAGTATTTGAAGGAATGTGATAGTTTTTTACAGCAGCGACAGCAGCAGGTAGATTTATTAATTGAAACCTTGCAAGATGAGAACTAG
- a CDS encoding amino acid ABC transporter substrate-binding protein: MFVSTKINLSHLPTFTKSKIYKNIAPVIFGLILSGLMPGIAKAETVMEKVARTGVLTAGTSKDALPFAYSDSQGKLTGYSVDMLTLIQQQLEKELGKKITLKLVAVTPAARIPKIINRQVDIVCDASSFTWERDKKIDFSISYGVTGTQILIKKETNLGSPESLINKRVGVLAGTTNEQAIKRIQPQAKLVYFKTRPEGFAALEQGKIDAFASDSILLEGWLQTAKNPNSFAIVPPRPYSREGIACMVPENNSKFLNSVNYSLVKFMQGFVNNNPKYVAIFDRWFGSQGAVYLNQDLRDLEVETMQLMIEFHEPIPQKDL, translated from the coding sequence ATGTTTGTAAGTACCAAAATAAATCTCTCCCATTTACCTACTTTCACTAAGTCGAAGATATATAAAAATATTGCCCCTGTGATCTTCGGTTTGATATTATCAGGATTAATGCCCGGTATTGCTAAGGCAGAAACAGTAATGGAAAAGGTAGCACGGACAGGAGTATTAACTGCTGGCACGAGCAAAGACGCTTTACCATTTGCCTACTCCGACAGTCAAGGAAAATTGACTGGTTATTCTGTGGATATGTTAACTTTAATCCAACAGCAATTAGAAAAAGAATTAGGCAAAAAAATTACACTTAAATTAGTTGCAGTTACCCCAGCAGCAAGGATTCCCAAGATAATTAACCGACAAGTTGATATTGTCTGTGATGCCAGTAGTTTTACTTGGGAACGAGATAAAAAAATTGATTTTTCTATTAGTTATGGTGTCACAGGGACGCAGATTTTAATTAAAAAGGAAACCAATTTAGGTTCACCAGAATCCCTCATCAATAAGCGTGTGGGTGTGTTAGCTGGAACTACCAACGAACAAGCAATCAAGCGAATACAACCTCAAGCAAAGCTTGTATATTTTAAGACTAGACCAGAAGGATTTGCCGCTTTGGAACAGGGCAAAATTGACGCTTTTGCATCCGATAGCATTCTTTTAGAAGGATGGTTACAAACAGCAAAAAATCCAAATAGTTTTGCCATAGTCCCCCCTCGTCCCTATTCACGAGAAGGAATTGCTTGCATGGTTCCTGAGAATAACTCTAAATTCCTGAATTCAGTAAATTATTCCCTCGTCAAATTTATGCAAGGATTTGTGAATAATAACCCCAAATACGTGGCGATTTTTGACCGTTGGTTTGGTTCTCAAGGTGCTGTATATCTCAATCAGGACTTACGTGATTTAGAAGTGGAAACTATGCAATTAATGATCGAGTTTCACGAACCGATTCCCCAAAAAGATTTGTAG
- a CDS encoding CHAT domain-containing protein — protein MQILHLDLKAVAGNYVELRYFTDNYNQYTKRTLDLSEISDLIKLAERDYYVSSFAEDYAVTGLGLYNWLDGSDRFLQKFINQYQRQGIILAISTAEKLAHLPWEVLHDNQTFLVQQSIIPVRWVSSDSVNTLSVEKNPENRALQVLFMATSPQGVEPVLDFEAEEARILEATGRQPLALTVEESGCLSELGYLTDYYGKDYFDIFHITGHATITNGQPEFITETETGEAYNASAEDIATALQFRLPKLIFLSGCRTGQAGGDGDNYGSVPSMAEELLKAGAKAVLGWGQKVLESDATAAAATLYKELAAGKQITEAVASTYQTLIKNKARDWHLLRLYAADSLPGELVTPLRTRGRKPAPPLSVSTEFLDPAGRVKVATRESFVGRRRQLQSCLRTLTPSKEEIGVLIYGMGGLGKSSLAARLCDILPNFQRVVLVGRIDEPSLVSRLVDKLDDHEQRKQLQNPDEELKFRLKRVFQQLSDAGEKLFLLVLDDFEENLELTSPPTPLLAGEGSLIHPFPRREGGLGRLQPIAAEVLTALVSAIRETYTNHQLILTCRYDFEFSHLRYFYKQPLEGMRGADLRKKCSRLVAFGAKSPVDEALKSQARRLADGNPRLLEWLDKILQAPHPLTPSPQARRGNKRGDQSVDVVVILNRLEVDGVELREQVLAEALLQQMDETMGEMLSQGLVFELPVPREALTAVCENIPNLADYINRAVALGLLEVSPDESLRVPRILPLTLSTNVETLYQQAAEVLYRLWWEEAETSIEEEKLEIHRLALLGKQGEIASTVGMAVTNNWINTGRFRGTLHLCKSTLNTVEDYRILHQLARSEQELGEIEQAQQHYQQALELCPATDEKEKSAIIHNLALIYANTGKIEEAIALYQQSLQIEESIG, from the coding sequence GTGCAGATTCTTCACCTTGACCTGAAAGCCGTTGCCGGTAATTATGTAGAGTTACGTTACTTTACTGATAATTACAACCAATATACAAAACGCACACTCGACCTGAGCGAAATCAGTGATTTAATCAAGTTAGCAGAAAGAGATTATTACGTTTCCTCATTTGCTGAAGATTATGCAGTGACTGGGTTAGGGCTGTATAACTGGTTAGATGGGAGCGATCGCTTTTTACAAAAATTCATCAACCAATATCAGCGTCAAGGAATCATTTTAGCCATTTCAACAGCCGAAAAACTCGCCCATTTACCTTGGGAAGTTCTGCACGATAATCAAACCTTTCTCGTTCAACAGTCAATTATTCCTGTAAGGTGGGTATCATCGGACTCTGTGAACACATTGTCTGTGGAGAAAAACCCAGAAAACCGGGCTTTGCAAGTTTTATTTATGGCTACTTCTCCCCAAGGAGTAGAACCTGTATTAGATTTTGAAGCCGAAGAAGCGCGAATTTTGGAAGCGACGGGAAGACAACCTTTAGCTTTGACAGTAGAAGAAAGCGGTTGTTTATCAGAATTGGGTTATTTAACGGATTATTACGGTAAAGATTATTTTGATATTTTCCATATTACCGGTCATGCCACAATTACCAACGGACAACCGGAATTTATTACCGAAACCGAAACCGGAGAAGCTTATAATGCCAGTGCAGAAGATATCGCTACAGCACTACAATTCCGATTACCCAAATTGATTTTCCTGTCTGGTTGTCGCACTGGACAAGCCGGTGGTGATGGTGATAATTATGGTTCAGTCCCTTCAATGGCGGAAGAATTACTCAAAGCTGGTGCTAAAGCCGTTTTGGGATGGGGACAGAAAGTTTTAGAATCTGATGCAACAGCAGCCGCAGCCACATTATATAAAGAATTAGCAGCAGGAAAGCAAATCACGGAAGCGGTTGCCAGTACCTATCAAACATTAATCAAAAACAAAGCACGGGATTGGCATTTATTGCGATTATATGCGGCGGATAGTTTACCAGGAGAATTGGTGACACCATTGCGGACTCGTGGAAGGAAACCAGCACCACCCCTTTCTGTGAGTACGGAATTTTTAGATCCTGCGGGAAGGGTGAAAGTCGCCACCCGTGAGAGTTTTGTGGGTCGTCGTCGTCAGTTGCAAAGTTGTTTAAGGACGCTGACACCATCAAAGGAAGAAATAGGGGTATTAATTTATGGTATGGGTGGTTTAGGTAAAAGTAGTTTAGCAGCTAGACTATGTGACATACTCCCGAATTTTCAGCGTGTTGTCTTGGTGGGGAGAATTGATGAACCGAGTTTAGTTAGTCGGTTGGTGGATAAGTTGGATGATCACGAACAACGCAAACAGCTACAAAATCCTGATGAGGAATTGAAATTTAGGTTAAAGCGGGTATTTCAGCAATTGTCGGACGCTGGGGAAAAGCTGTTTTTGTTGGTGTTGGATGATTTTGAGGAGAATTTAGAATTGACTTCTCCCCCAACCCCTCTCCTTGCAGGAGAGGGGAGTTTGATTCACCCATTCCCTCGCAGGGAAGGGGGGTTAGGTCGTTTGCAACCAATAGCCGCAGAGGTTTTAACAGCTTTGGTTTCGGCGATTCGGGAAACATACACCAATCATCAGTTAATTCTCACCTGTCGTTATGATTTTGAATTTAGCCATTTGCGGTATTTCTATAAACAGCCTTTGGAGGGAATGCGGGGGGCAGATTTAAGAAAAAAGTGTAGTCGTCTTGTGGCTTTTGGGGCAAAATCTCCGGTAGATGAGGCGTTGAAATCGCAAGCGCGGAGGTTGGCTGATGGTAATCCCCGGTTGCTGGAATGGTTGGATAAGATTTTGCAAGCACCCCACCCCCTAACCCCCTCCCCGCAAGCGAGGAGGGGGAACAAGAGGGGAGATCAGAGTGTTGATGTGGTGGTGATTCTCAATCGTTTAGAAGTTGATGGGGTGGAGTTGCGAGAACAGGTTTTAGCTGAAGCTTTGCTGCAACAAATGGATGAAACGATGGGGGAAATGTTGTCACAGGGTTTGGTATTTGAGTTACCAGTCCCCAGGGAAGCATTAACCGCAGTTTGTGAAAATATTCCCAATTTGGCAGATTATATCAATCGGGCGGTGGCCTTGGGATTGCTGGAAGTTAGTCCTGATGAGTCGTTGCGTGTACCGAGAATTTTGCCATTGACCTTATCCACCAATGTAGAAACCTTGTATCAACAAGCGGCTGAGGTGTTGTATCGTCTGTGGTGGGAAGAAGCAGAAACTTCAATAGAGGAAGAAAAGTTAGAAATTCATCGGTTAGCGTTGTTGGGTAAACAAGGGGAAATTGCCTCAACAGTAGGAATGGCTGTAACAAATAATTGGATTAATACTGGCCGATTTCGTGGCACCTTACATCTGTGCAAATCTACCCTAAACACAGTTGAAGACTATCGCATTTTGCATCAACTAGCACGATCTGAACAAGAACTTGGAGAAATTGAACAAGCACAGCAACATTATCAACAAGCACTTGAACTCTGTCCAGCAACAGATGAAAAAGAAAAATCAGCCATCATTCATAACCTAGCCCTTATCTACGCCAACACAGGAAAAATAGAGGAAGCGATCGCCCTCTACCAGCAGTCTTTACAAATCGAAGAAAGCATTGGGGA
- a CDS encoding sucrose-phosphate phosphatase, with protein sequence MTKFLFVTDLDHTFVGDDQALLLLSDRLQSHRQQYCTKIVYSTGRSPVLYRELQQEQNLFSPDALVLSVGTEIYLDGSNIPDPEWSNILSQGWDRQKILSITEQFLELELQPDTEQRPFKVSFFLKAELSGILPQLEAELQKTQLNVKLIYSSEIDLDILPHTSDKGQAMQFLRQKWKFAAEQTVVCGDSGNDIALFAVGRERGIIVGNARPELLQWYHQHPADYRYLAQNRCAAGIMEGLKYFGFLE encoded by the coding sequence ATGACTAAGTTTTTATTCGTAACCGATTTAGATCATACTTTCGTAGGGGATGATCAGGCATTATTATTGTTGAGCGATCGCTTGCAAAGTCATCGTCAACAATATTGTACAAAAATAGTCTACTCCACCGGGAGATCGCCTGTCCTTTACCGCGAACTCCAACAGGAACAAAATCTCTTTTCCCCAGATGCGTTAGTTCTGTCTGTAGGTACGGAAATCTATTTGGATGGTAGCAATATTCCTGACCCAGAATGGTCAAACATTCTTTCTCAAGGTTGGGATAGGCAAAAAATCCTATCTATTACTGAACAATTCCTAGAATTAGAGCTACAACCAGATACGGAACAACGTCCTTTCAAGGTCAGTTTTTTCCTAAAAGCAGAATTGTCGGGAATCTTACCACAACTTGAAGCGGAGTTGCAAAAAACTCAACTAAATGTAAAGTTAATCTATAGTAGTGAAATTGACCTTGACATTTTACCCCATACCAGCGATAAAGGTCAAGCAATGCAGTTTTTACGACAGAAGTGGAAATTTGCAGCCGAGCAGACTGTTGTTTGTGGCGATTCGGGTAATGATATTGCTTTATTCGCTGTTGGTAGGGAACGGGGAATCATTGTCGGGAATGCTCGTCCAGAGTTACTCCAATGGTATCATCAGCATCCTGCGGACTACCGTTACCTCGCCCAAAACCGTTGTGCTGCTGGGATTATGGAAGGTTTAAAATATTTTGGTTTCCTAGAATGA
- the ruvA gene encoding Holliday junction branch migration protein RuvA, which translates to MISYLKGIVAGVQAITPNRVILTLEVNGTGYDLQIPQRLANQLTSTGDVIQIFTHYQIREEVPMLYGFSSPSERDLFRHLLSVSGIGAALAIALLDTMELPELVQAIVAANVQMLIQAPGVGKKTAERICLELKSKLIEWRKSAGFFVATGGPAPGILEEVQMTLFALGYTAHEVSNALHVVSEDIGLPKNAYVEDWIRQAIAYLSSSEVECS; encoded by the coding sequence ATGATTAGCTATCTTAAAGGTATTGTCGCCGGTGTCCAAGCCATTACTCCTAATCGCGTCATCTTGACCTTAGAAGTCAATGGCACAGGTTACGATTTACAAATTCCCCAACGTCTGGCTAACCAGTTAACCTCAACTGGGGATGTGATCCAAATCTTTACCCATTACCAGATTCGGGAAGAAGTACCCATGCTTTACGGTTTTTCTTCTCCTTCCGAACGGGATTTATTTCGCCATTTGCTCAGTGTTAGCGGTATTGGTGCAGCATTAGCGATCGCTCTCTTGGATACAATGGAATTACCAGAGTTAGTCCAAGCCATTGTCGCTGCTAACGTCCAAATGCTGATTCAAGCTCCTGGAGTGGGCAAGAAAACCGCTGAACGCATCTGTTTAGAACTCAAGAGTAAACTGATCGAATGGCGCAAATCAGCGGGCTTCTTCGTCGCTACGGGTGGACCTGCACCAGGAATTTTAGAAGAAGTGCAAATGACTCTCTTTGCTTTGGGATATACTGCCCATGAGGTTAGTAACGCCCTGCACGTAGTTAGCGAAGATATTGGTTTACCCAAAAATGCCTATGTGGAAGATTGGATTAGACAAGCGATCGCTTATCTCAGCAGTAGTGAAGTAGAGTGTTCATAA